The Triticum aestivum cultivar Chinese Spring chromosome 7B, IWGSC CS RefSeq v2.1, whole genome shotgun sequence genome window below encodes:
- the LOC123159196 gene encoding uncharacterized protein: MATELEKQDGEGETSSPSARVRLLEREVAVAKQTEAKMLESLIHRTKELEQAKIALEEAKLEAATLRQGAVAAGPTQGQWSVMDLMFGGVDEEINGLRGSLRSALIAEERSRTAGDDLAAALSVVTMEAKQVKAWLSDAQAELERANAEAGRLEGLLRTAEVDLGSTTEQLDGVMSEWKEATAAWRAREKTLLGRAQAAEEDADGARRDNAELAELHRAVNHENGGLGRALERAVEEANAANESLEFAGSENSKLRDAIAEKERAMESLRLENESLKASEAAAQGRAVDLSNQLTAATQKSTAADGGAGGGEKAAGLLLEKWKADAEGKLSAAAFLDSGRVMAASRKDRMFASISNIAELRSAAAAAAMDDYDYEFDHFDDGRQYGGLEHAMKHKKRKSVLRKFGDFFRRRSLHKSDFAPVLAR, translated from the coding sequence ATGGCGACGGAGCTGGAGAAGCAAGACGGCGAGGGCGAGACGTCATCGCCGTCGGCGCGGGTGCGGCTTCTGGAGCGGGAGGTGGCGGTGGCGAAGCAGACGGAGGCGAAGATGCTGGAGTCCCTGATCCACCGGACCAAGGAGCTGGAGCAAGCCAAGATCGCGCTCGAGGAAGCCAAGCTCGAGGCCGCCACGCTGCGGCAGGGCGCGGTCGCGGCCGGGCCCACGCAGGGGCAGTGGAGCGTCATGGACCTCATGTTCGGCGGCGTCGACGAGGAGATCAACGGGCTGAGGGGCAGCCTCCGGTCGGCGCTGATCGCCGAGGAGAGGAGCCGGACGGCGGGGGAcgacctcgccgccgcgctctccgtcgtcaccatggaggccaagcaGGTGAAGGCGTGGCTGTCCGACGCGCAGGCCGAGCTCGAGCGCGCCAACGCCGAGGCCGGCCGCCTCGAGGGCCTGCTGCGCACCGCCGAGGTGGACCTGGGGTCGACGACCGAGCAGCTCGACGGCGTCATGTCCGAGTGGAAGGAGGCCACGGCTGCGTGGCGCGCCAGGGAGAAGACGCTGCTCGGACGCGCCCaagcggccgaggaggacgccgacgGCGCCCGGCGTGACAACGCCGAGCTCGCCGAGCTGCACCGGGCGGTCAACCACGAGAACGGCGGCCTAGGGCGCGCGCTGGAGCGAGCGGTGGAGGAGGCCAACGCGGCCAACGAGTCCCTCGAGTTCGCGGGCAGCGAGAACTCGAAGCTACGCGACGCCATCGCCGAGAAAGAGCGCGCCATGGAGTCCCTGAGGCTGGAGAACGAGTCGCTCAAGGCCAGCGAGGCTGCCGCGCAGGGGCGGGCCGTGGATCTAAGCAACCAGCTCACGGCAGCAACCCAAAAGTCCACTGCCGCCGATGGAGGCGCCGGCGGTGGAGAGAAGGCGGCGGGGCTGCTCTTGGAGAAGTGGAAAGCCGATGCGGAGGGAAAGCTCAGTGCGGCGGCGTTCCTGGACTCCGGCAGGGTGATGGCCGCAAGCCGGAAGGATCGGATGTTCGCGTCCATCAGCAACATCGCGGAGCTGaggtccgcggcggcggcggcggccatggacgACTACGACTACGAGTTCGACCACTTCGATGACGGAAGACAGTACGGCGGCTTGGAGCATGCCATGAAGCACAAGAAGAGGAAGTCTGTTCTACGCAAATTCGGGGATTTCTTTAGGAGGAGAAGCCTGCATAAGTCAGACTTTGCGCCGGTTCTAGCTAGGTAG